The DNA sequence CAACCAATATAAGCTTTCTTTACTATATTTAGAATTAGGATAATTTAAAACTATATATTCATAATTTTTTTCTGCTAACTGATAATTTTCACTGTTATAATAAATCTCAGCTAACATAAAAAAAGCAAATGGCTTTTCATCTTTATATCCTTTTAGTTTTTCATAAATTTCAATTGCTTTACTATAATCCTTTAATTTAAAATATGAACTTCCCTTTTTCTTTATTATATAAACTTCATTATCATTATATTTTTTAGTATACATATCACAATATTTTATTGACTCTTCAAATTTGTTTTCATTAAATAAAACTTCTATTAATTTTAAATATGCTCTTTTAGTATATTTATTATCTTTCAAAATTAGTTTTTTAAGTTCTATTGCAGCAGGCTTATAATTATGTAGCGCCATAAAAGTAACTGCATTAAGCCAAGATTTTTTATTTTCATTTTTTATATCTTTAATATAAATTAAAGCTTGCTCATATTTCCTTTCATCAAATAAAACAGTAATTAAATTATTAATTATAATTTCATTTTTTTCTTTTTTCAAAAATTCTTTATATAAAATTTCTGCCTTTTTATTTTCACTTTGTTCTGCATATAAATTTCCCATTAAAGAATATATATCCAATTTTTTTGTAATATCTTTATCATAATTCTTTTTATAATCTTCAAAAAGAGTTTCCATTTCTTCAACGTCTTCTTGTATATATGCTATTGTTATTAATCTATATATTGCATTTGGTGTATTTAATTTTGCATAATATTGCTTTGCCATTTCATAATTTTTTAAATTATATGCAGCTTCTGCAATCATATTAAATATATCTTTTTTATAATCTTTGTTTATTTTATACTCTTCTTTTTTTATCTCTTTTTCTAAATTTAATATTTCTTTATATTCTTTTTTATTATAATAAATATAAATAGAATAATAATAGTATTCATTGTTATATTTTGTGTTTTTTAATATATTTATATTTATCAAAGCATTATCATAATCTTTTAATTTCAAATAAGATAATATTAATTTATATCCCGCACCTATATCTTTATATTTTTGAAATATTTTATTATAATATTTTGCAGATTCTTTATATTTTTTAGAATTATAATACATTTCACTTAATAAAATTAATCCATCTTTTTCTAATTTTGTATTTTCAAGCTTTTTTGCATAAATTAAAATTTCTGTGTCTTTATCTAATGCATAACTTAATTTTTCTAATGAGTATATAGACTGCACATAATATTCTGAATTTCTAAATTCTAATTCAATATTTTTGTAATATTTAATTGCTGATTCATAATCTTTTAACTTTTCATTTGCTAATCCTAAGAAGAAATATGCTTTAGCTAAATTATCATCTTTAATTCTAACTTCTGAAATATATTCTTCCAGCACTGCTGCTGTTTTTATATATTCTTTTTCTCCGAAATAAGTTAATCCTAAATTTAGCAAAGAATTATTGTAATATTTATCACTATATTTAATTGCCCTAGAATAATAAGTTTCTGCTTCTTTTAATGACCCTAATGAATACATAAAGTTCCCCATTAAAAACATAGATTTTGACTTCAATTTAGAATCGTTATGTATTTTTTCATAATAAAATGTTGCTAGTTCTTTATTATCCCATTTTATGTAAATATTCATCAAATAATAATATGCTTCTTCTTTATAATTTGTATTTAATAACTGTAAGAATATCTCTTCAGATTTCTTATAATCTCCAACGATATAATAATTATATCCCAATAAATTTAATGCTGAATCATAAAGCTTTGAATTAGAATATCTATTTACAAATTTATTCAATTCTAAAATTGCTTCTTTATTCATTTTATTTTGATATAATTTATATATATAATCCATATCATCTATATCGTTAGCAAATGTGGTAAGAGAAGTCCCTAATAATAATGCAATTACCATTTTTTTCATAATTTATCATCCCCTTGACACTTTTTTTAATACCTCTTCTATCTCATTTACATTTACATTAGTGTTATAACACGGTCCATTAATTCTTTCATTAAATATCCCATAGACATTTAATGGAAAACTATCATATATTCCTGTAATTAAATCCCTTTCACAAGCAACAGCAATTATAAATTTAGGCCTTGTTTTTTTTATAAATAATCTAGCTAATGTTCCACCAGTTGCGACTTTTACTTTAATATCATATTTTTCTTTTAATTTTACAATTTCTCCAATTTTACATTTCCCACACTTTTTACAATTTGATATATCTGATGTTATTTTAAATAAACAATTATCATCTTGTAAACAATGAGGTAACAATATCGCAATTTTTTCTGTAGGTATCTTTTTTTTCTTTAGTCTATTTATGGCAAATTTATTATTAAATTTCATAAATTTCTTTGCTAACAAACTATTATTATAATCATCATCTTTTATTTTTCTAAATATTAAAATTAAAAAAATCCATAATGTCGAAACAATTCTATAATAAATCAACTTCAAATAATCACCCACTTTTCTATAAGAGTCTCATTAATTTAGCTACAATCATATTTATAGCCACTTTATTTTCCCCACCTCTTGGAATTATTACATCTGCATATCTCTTAGTTGGTTCCACAAATTCTAAATACATTGGTTTTACCGTGCCTAAATATTGTTTTTTTACACTTTCAAAGGTTCTTCCTCTTTCATTTATATCTCTTTCAATTCTTCTTAACAATCTAACATCATCATCTGTATCTACAAATATTTTCATGTCAAATAAATCTCTTAATTCTTTTTGGGCAAAAACTAATATTCCTTCTACAATAATAATTTTTGCTGGATATAATTTTTTTATATCCTCACTTCGTATATGTTTTTTAAAATCATAAATTGGCATATTCACCTCTTTACCATCTTTAAGAGCATTTAAATGTTCTATTAACAATTCAAAATCTATAGAATTAGGATGATCAAAATTATTTTCTAATCTTTTCTCAAATGGTACACTTTTCAAATCTTTATAATACAAATCCTGTTCTATTAATTCCGCTTCCCCACGATTAAATACTTCTAATATATTTCGTGCAACTGTTGTTTTTCCTGAACCTGTTCCGCCTGCGACCCCAATTAAAATAGTTTTTGACATAAATCCTCCTCACACACTTTTCTACATTAAGTATATCACAAAGAATTAAAAAATTCAATTTTAAATCATAATACTTAATAAAAAAATGGCGTAGCTTATTTTCTGAATAAAATTTATACTTTCCTAACAAAAAATAAAAAGAGAATTTTTCTTTAATAAGAAAAATTCCCTTTTTATTTTTTTATTTTCTCTTTCTCTCTTTAGCTCTTTCTATAATTGAACGTCTTCCTCTTTTATTTCTTTTAAATACTTCAAGTATAATTTCAGCTTCTTCAAATGGAACAGTTATAAATGAAAAGTTTTCAAATACTTTTACTTCTCTAATTTTTCTTGAGCTAACTTTTGCATTTTCTATAATATAATCAACAAGTGATTTTAAAGTCATATTATCTTTTTTTCCTAATGCTACAAATAATCTTACTTTTCCAGATGTATCGATTTTAGCTTCTCTTATCTCTTTATAATTATTATCTTCTAATTCTTCGCTAAATGATAATTTTAAAATTGAAGCTATCACTGCTAATGGATCCTTTTCTCCCATGATTTCTTTTGCAAACTCTATCTCTTTATCTCCTATTTTATCATTTTCTAATATATCTAAAATATCTGATTTTATTCTCTCTTTTTTTATTTGTAAAATATCTGACACTTTCGGTAATTTACTCTTCTTTATCTTTGTATTTGCTACTTTTTGAATAAATAAAAGTTTTCTGTATTCACTTGGAGTTACAAATGTTATTGCTGTTCCTTCTTTTCCTGCTCTTCCAGTTCTTCCTATTCTATGTATATAAGATTCTGGATCTTGTGGCAATGCATAGTTAATTACATGAGACAAATTATTAACATCTAATCCTCTTGCTGCTACATCAGTTGCTACAAGTATCATTGTTTTTTTCTTTTTAAACTTATTCAAAGTTCTTTCTCTTTGAGCTTGTGATACATCTCCATGTAATCCTTCTGCATAATATCCTCTATCAGATAATTTGCTAGCTACTCTATCTACATCTAATTTTGTTCTACAAAATACTACTCCATAAAATTCTCTTTCTACATCTATTATTCTACATAAAGCATCAAATTTATCTCTTTCGTTTAATTCAAAATATATTTGTTCTGTTAAACTTGTAGTTAAATCTTGTTTTTTTACAGCTATTACTTCATATTTATTCATATATTTTTTAGCTATATTTAAAATTTCTCTTGGCATTGTTGCTGAAAAAAGTAACACTTTTTTTTCTGCTGGTGCTTTTTCAAACACTAATTTTACATCATCAATAAATCCCATATTTAACATTTCATCAGCTTCATCAAGTATGAAATATTTTATATTTTCTAATTTTAAAGTTTTTCTATTTATATGATCTATAACTCTACCAGGAGTTCCTACTACTATATCTACTCCTCTTCTTAATTTAGATATTTGTCCTTCAATTGATTGCCCACCATATATTGGTGCTACTACTAATTTTTTATTTCCTTTTAATGAATTTATCTCTTCTGCTACTTGTATTGCTAATTCTCTTGTTGGTGCAAGTACTAAAGCTTGAACTGATTTTGATTTTTCTTCAAGTCTATCTATTAAAGGCAAACCAAATGCTGCTGTTTTTCCAGTTCCTGTTTGTGCTTGCCCTATTATATCTATTTCTCCTTTTAATAATAAAGGAATAGTTTTTTCTTGTATTGGTGTTGGTTCTTCAAAACCTTTCTTTTTTAATGCCTTTAATATATTTTCTGATAATCCTAATTCTTTAAACTTTGTTAATTCCATATTTTTTATAACTCCTTCTTTTTTTATAATTTTTCTAATACTCTTTTTAATATCTCTTCTTTATCTAAGCTGGTTTTAAATCCCGCCGCCTTCACATGTCCGCCACCATCAAAAATAGCTGCAAGCTTATTTACATCTTTTCCTTTTGATCTAAAGCTTCCTTTTATTTTTCCATCTTCCTCTTCTTTTAAAAATAATGCTATTTCACATTTTTCAAAACTTCTTAAAGATTCGACAATTCCTTCTGTATCTTCAGATTTAGCATTATACTCTTTTAAAACTTTATTTGAAAGATAGAAAAAACTTAATTTTTCTTTTTCAAAATATTCCATATTATTTAGAGCAAGTCCAAGAATTTTTAATCTTGCTTCACTTTTGTTGGCATACAAATTTTCTGTTACTTTTTCGTTATCAACTCCTATCGCCTTTAATTTTGCCGCAATATTAAAGGTATCTACCGAAACATTATTATAACTAAAATTTCCAGTATCATTTATTATGCCACAATAAATTGCTTCTCCCATATCTTTATCAATAGCTATTTCTAATTTTGTTATTAAATTAAAAATAATTTCCGCTACTGAAGAAGCTTTAGCATCTAAATAATTTAACTCACCAAACATTTCGTTACTTGTATGATGATCTATATTAATTACAATTGAATTTTCGTTTATATATTTAACTACTGTTCCAATTCTTTCTTTATTTGCCACATCTACTACCACTATACAATCAAAATCATATTTTAATTCTACATTTTCAACCTTTTCTATTAGCACTGAATGTGGTAAAAATCTCAAAAAAGAGGGAACATCATCTTGTATAATAAAGCGTACCATTTTATCTTCATTAGAATTAATTTTGTTCAAAGCAAGGGCTAATGCTAATCCTGCTCCTATTCCGTCTCCATCAGGATTTACGTGTGTTGTAATTAATATCCTTTTTGATTCTTTTAGTTTTTTAATTATGCTTTCCATATTTTCCTCCTAATCAAAGAATGTTATTTTCAAGGCATTCCTAAACTGAAAATATTTTGATACCTTTTTTTTCTAAAAAGTCCGCAGCAACTCCATTTCCATTGATAAGTCTGCCAGTAAAACTACCATCATAAATCTTACCAAATCCACAAGAAGGACTTTTAGCTTTTAGCATAGCATATTTAGCATTTGTTACTTTCGCTATTTTGCCAGCTTCTTTTGCCCCGTTATAAAACTCCAGAGAAACATCTTCTCCTTTCTTATTTACAACTTTTTCTCCAAATCTTTCAGCAGGAACTCTCGGTGTAGACAATCCGCCTAACTGTTCAGGGCATATGGAAACGATACAAAACTTTTTTAAAAACTCTTTTAAAAATTTTCTGCTATTATTTCCACCATTATATTTACAATTTATCCCAAGCAAGCAGCTACTAACTAATATTTTATCAAAATTTTTATAAATTTCAACTCTTCCACTAGCTTTAGAATAATATTTTAAAATATTTTTATTATAATATATATCTTTTAATGGATGCAATACAAAATTTCTTTTTTTATATTCTTTATGTGGTATTTGTAAATCAGTTCTATCTACTTTTATATTCTCATAAAAAATTATATCTATATCTATTGTACGTGGTCCCCATTTTATTTCTCTTTTTCTTTTTAACTTTAATTCTATTTTTCCAATTTCATCTAATAATTCATATGGTAATAATTTTGTCTTTAACCAAATTCCAACATTTATAAAGTAATCTTGTTCTAAATATCCATATGGTTCTGTCTTATACAATTTAGATATTCTAACTACAAAACTATCATTTAAATTATTTAATTCAAATATTGCATTTAATATATTAAAAAATTTATCTCCTATATTACTTCCAATACTCAAATACACATTTCTATTTTTTTTCATCTCTTCTATTTCTCCATAAAATCAAATTATAATCTTTATTTCTCACTAATCCTATCTCATCTATATATCTCAACCGCCACATAATCAAGCTGTCCAGGTATTGGAACTTCTGGTTTTTTCACAGTTACCCTTACATTTTTAACTTTATCATATTTCAAAATTTCTTTTGCAATATCCCCAGCAAATTTTTCTATTAAATCATATTTTTGATTCCTATTTATAAATTCTACTTTTTCATAAATTTTGGCATAATTAACAGTATCATTCAAATTATCACTCATTGAAGCTTTTTCCAAATCTAAATATATCTCCAAATCCACAAAAAATTTCTGTCCAATTCTCTTTTCTTCCTCTAACACTCCATGATAACCATATAATCTCATGTTCTTAATAATTATCTTATCCATATTTTTTCTCCATTATTAATTATCATATTCTTCACGAATTAAAATCCGTTTTTATCTGTGTTTATCCTGTGGTTAAAATATCTTTTTCTTTTGTTTTCATTATTTATTTTCAATTACTTTTTCTCCTATTGGCGAAAACCCTTCTCCTAAAACTTCATGTGCATCTGTAATTATTATAAATGCTTTTTCATCAATATTTTTAATTTTTTCTCTCAAAATATATATCTCTTTGTTTTTTACTACAGTCATTATAACATTTTTGTTCTTATCTGTATATAGCCCTTTTGAATAAAATACTGTTCCACCTCTATTTATATCACTTACTATCATATTTCTTATTAAATCATACTCATCACTTATTATGTATGCTACTTTTGAATAATTAGCTCCATCTAACACAACATTTATCATTCTACCTGTTGTATACAACGTAATTATAGCATACAAAGCAGGTTCCATTCCGAAAACAATTCCTGCTGAAGCCAATACTATAAAATCTACTCCTATTAAAGCGTTTCCTGTTTGAATTTTAAATTTTTCATGTAATATTTGTGCTATAATATCAGTACCACCTGTACTTCCACCAATTTTCATTATTAGACCTATTCCTATCCCTGTAGTTATTCCTCCATACAAAGAAGATAACAATATATTATCTGTCACTCCATTTAATGTAAAAATATAACTAAATGTATCTGTATAAACTGACAACATTATAGTTCCATACAAAGTTTTAAATCCATATCCTTTTCCAAAAAATTTTAATCCTGCTAAAAAAAGAGGAATATTTAAAACTAACATTACCATTCCAACAGGTAAATGAAATAGATAATATATTATTGTTGCTATCCCTGATACTCCTCCTGCTGCTATTTTGGAAGGTATCAAAAACCAAACAAACCCTAATGAAGCCAATATTAAAGCAAAATTCATGATAATAAAATCTTTTATAAATCTTTTTTTATCTCTTGTCACTAAA is a window from the Haliovirga abyssi genome containing:
- a CDS encoding tetratricopeptide repeat protein, with protein sequence MKKMVIALLLGTSLTTFANDIDDMDYIYKLYQNKMNKEAILELNKFVNRYSNSKLYDSALNLLGYNYYIVGDYKKSEEIFLQLLNTNYKEEAYYYLMNIYIKWDNKELATFYYEKIHNDSKLKSKSMFLMGNFMYSLGSLKEAETYYSRAIKYSDKYYNNSLLNLGLTYFGEKEYIKTAAVLEEYISEVRIKDDNLAKAYFFLGLANEKLKDYESAIKYYKNIELEFRNSEYYVQSIYSLEKLSYALDKDTEILIYAKKLENTKLEKDGLILLSEMYYNSKKYKESAKYYNKIFQKYKDIGAGYKLILSYLKLKDYDNALININILKNTKYNNEYYYYSIYIYYNKKEYKEILNLEKEIKKEEYKINKDYKKDIFNMIAEAAYNLKNYEMAKQYYAKLNTPNAIYRLITIAYIQEDVEEMETLFEDYKKNYDKDITKKLDIYSLMGNLYAEQSENKKAEILYKEFLKKEKNEIIINNLITVLFDERKYEQALIYIKDIKNENKKSWLNAVTFMALHNYKPAAIELKKLILKDNKYTKRAYLKLIEVLFNENKFEESIKYCDMYTKKYNDNEVYIIKKKGSSYFKLKDYSKAIEIYEKLKGYKDEKPFAFFMLAEIYYNSENYQLAEKNYEYIVLNYPNSKYSKESLYWLTSLMYSDKRYKEALSYGKLFIKKYSKDKAYLEDVLFYIGNIYIENGDVSGAEAEFSKLLNVTNKEEVKINLIDILVRSYYKNGEYEKALKWLEKLKDSSFKSIWLGVIYEKQGNKEKALKEYQKVTKDVKNADKGFFYMGSFYLNNKQYNVARVYFNKVLDYRISEYKDKSIFKIGISFEEEGNYKAAITAFLRIKLVYSNSSLQDIATLKTAENYEKSGNLDRALKFYQEFYDNYKNSKYINVVVERLLINSLKNKDLKKAKKYYDELIKNMPQKKNEYKKFFETGGANK
- a CDS encoding DUF116 domain-containing protein produces the protein MKLIYYRIVSTLWIFLILIFRKIKDDDYNNSLLAKKFMKFNNKFAINRLKKKKIPTEKIAILLPHCLQDDNCLFKITSDISNCKKCGKCKIGEIVKLKEKYDIKVKVATGGTLARLFIKKTRPKFIIAVACERDLITGIYDSFPLNVYGIFNERINGPCYNTNVNVNEIEEVLKKVSRG
- the udk gene encoding uridine kinase, coding for MSKTILIGVAGGTGSGKTTVARNILEVFNRGEAELIEQDLYYKDLKSVPFEKRLENNFDHPNSIDFELLIEHLNALKDGKEVNMPIYDFKKHIRSEDIKKLYPAKIIIVEGILVFAQKELRDLFDMKIFVDTDDDVRLLRRIERDINERGRTFESVKKQYLGTVKPMYLEFVEPTKRYADVIIPRGGENKVAINMIVAKLMRLL
- a CDS encoding DEAD/DEAH box helicase, which produces MKNMELTKFKELGLSENILKALKKKGFEEPTPIQEKTIPLLLKGEIDIIGQAQTGTGKTAAFGLPLIDRLEEKSKSVQALVLAPTRELAIQVAEEINSLKGNKKLVVAPIYGGQSIEGQISKLRRGVDIVVGTPGRVIDHINRKTLKLENIKYFILDEADEMLNMGFIDDVKLVFEKAPAEKKVLLFSATMPREILNIAKKYMNKYEVIAVKKQDLTTSLTEQIYFELNERDKFDALCRIIDVEREFYGVVFCRTKLDVDRVASKLSDRGYYAEGLHGDVSQAQRERTLNKFKKKKTMILVATDVAARGLDVNNLSHVINYALPQDPESYIHRIGRTGRAGKEGTAITFVTPSEYRKLLFIQKVANTKIKKSKLPKVSDILQIKKERIKSDILDILENDKIGDKEIEFAKEIMGEKDPLAVIASILKLSFSEELEDNNYKEIREAKIDTSGKVRLFVALGKKDNMTLKSLVDYIIENAKVSSRKIREVKVFENFSFITVPFEEAEIILEVFKRNKRGRRSIIERAKERKRK
- a CDS encoding DHH family phosphoesterase, encoding MESIIKKLKESKRILITTHVNPDGDGIGAGLALALALNKINSNEDKMVRFIIQDDVPSFLRFLPHSVLIEKVENVELKYDFDCIVVVDVANKERIGTVVKYINENSIVINIDHHTSNEMFGELNYLDAKASSVAEIIFNLITKLEIAIDKDMGEAIYCGIINDTGNFSYNNVSVDTFNIAAKLKAIGVDNEKVTENLYANKSEARLKILGLALNNMEYFEKEKLSFFYLSNKVLKEYNAKSEDTEGIVESLRSFEKCEIALFLKEEEDGKIKGSFRSKGKDVNKLAAIFDGGGHVKAAGFKTSLDKEEILKRVLEKL
- a CDS encoding DUF523 domain-containing protein; translation: MYKNFDKILVSSCLLGINCKYNGGNNSRKFLKEFLKKFCIVSICPEQLGGLSTPRVPAERFGEKVVNKKGEDVSLEFYNGAKEAGKIAKVTNAKYAMLKAKSPSCGFGKIYDGSFTGRLINGNGVAADFLEKKGIKIFSV
- the folB gene encoding dihydroneopterin aldolase; protein product: MDKIIIKNMRLYGYHGVLEEEKRIGQKFFVDLEIYLDLEKASMSDNLNDTVNYAKIYEKVEFINRNQKYDLIEKFAGDIAKEILKYDKVKNVRVTVKKPEVPIPGQLDYVAVEIYR
- a CDS encoding YitT family protein; its protein translation is MTRDKKRFIKDFIIMNFALILASLGFVWFLIPSKIAAGGVSGIATIIYYLFHLPVGMVMLVLNIPLFLAGLKFFGKGYGFKTLYGTIMLSVYTDTFSYIFTLNGVTDNILLSSLYGGITTGIGIGLIMKIGGSTGGTDIIAQILHEKFKIQTGNALIGVDFIVLASAGIVFGMEPALYAIITLYTTGRMINVVLDGANYSKVAYIISDEYDLIRNMIVSDINRGGTVFYSKGLYTDKNKNVIMTVVKNKEIYILREKIKNIDEKAFIIITDAHEVLGEGFSPIGEKVIENK